DNA sequence from the Odontesthes bonariensis isolate fOdoBon6 chromosome 18, fOdoBon6.hap1, whole genome shotgun sequence genome:
GGGGGTGTATTGCATGCTCACACTCTTAGTCATGATCAGTTTAAAATGACCTTAACATGAATGTTTTGAGTCTGTTGAAAAGCGATTACTCAAATAAGACCTGAAAGCTTGTTGTTGTGAGTTAATGGTGCCAACAACTGCGCCAAAACACTGACAACTATAGGAACAATTGAGTTCATTTTTAACAGATTTCTCTTGTTTTCCAATGTTCACAACAAGACACTCTCATTTCCAACCTGTTGCAATTGTCCTTCAAGTTTTTTTTGATTAATTGCAGAACAGAAACCTGGCCAGAGGAGGGTTGAAGTGAGGTGGAGTTCTCCTGCTTTTCAGTTTGTCAAATTGCATGgagttttttaatgtttgacaCAATCACGCACAGAATCATGATTAGTGATTTCTCTGTAAGTTATACCAAACATTATGCACAGTGTTTGGTCTTTTGGGAAGCTTTTCCCTGAAAATGTCCTTTTTGTATGGAATTTATGTCATTGGCCAATTATCTATTCaagcaataaaacaacaaagggACTAAaaagaatttatatattttcctAATTTCATTCATTATTTGCAGGACTTCTGCTTTCTTGTTCACAACCATTTAACTTCCACATCTTTCACCACACCTACAGTTACTTTGTCTGTGTTCTCCTCAGGGTGCTATGCTGGGCAGGATATTCTACCAAAGGGTCCAGTGGAAGCAATCTTGAAGAAAAATGTCACTCTAAAAGTCCTGGCTGAGAAGAAGAGCAATGACACCATAATCTGGTATTTCAGGGACAGAGATGCATGGATCAACATTGCTACTTTGCATCAGACAAAGCTGGAAATGAGCGACCGTTACAAGGGGAGAGCTGCCATTAACTCGAGCAATGGCTACTTGACTCTGTCGTACCTGACGCGTAAGGACAGCGGGGATTATAGTATCACCATAATACGAGATGTTGTTATAACTGGAGAGATTACGCTTATAGTTCTAGGTGAGCCTTTATCAAAACAGCCGATATCACAACTGTACCCAACAGTCTGTAGTTTATTCTCACGAGGATTCGTAGAATTTCCCTTTTGTGTCCTGTTTACCTTCATTTCTACATTTAGATGTATTGATTGTGGCTGTTTTGTTGAAAAAAACGTTGGACCTGGCAACAGCCTTGCTTTTACAAAGAGTGGTGAGACTTTTACTTGGAACATGTTTTTCACTTCTctgtggtttctttttttttctgtgagaaAGGAAGTTGCACAGACACATTTGCGGTTTTCTAGTTTGTTATCTGAAACTAAAGTAAAGACCCTGATGGCCACTACCTTGgaaatctttaaaaagaaagaggaaagaaataaaacaagaataaaattCACCTCCTCTATCTCTTTTTCTGCCTCTCTTCCTGTTTCTATTTTTTAGTTAGTCTTAGTCCCTAGATGGACAATATCCCATGTTATCTTGAGTAAGGTTGTTTTTCCTCTTATGCTTTAAAAGTGGTTGTGCCTCCCCCTGATGTTACTAGCAGGATCAATAGTATTTTTCCAGCTGTCTTTTATTCTCTACAGAGTAGTGTTATGTGTCTCCGTTCAGGACTTAACGCCACCCCTTAAATCTCTGAGCAGCACAGAGTTACCTGTACTATAGGCAGAGCACTTTCCTTATCAATatcaaaagtgctttacatgaagGAATAAGGCTAGTTTGGTCAAAAGGTTGAACACAAGAAAACAGTGATAAAGTGTCTGATGTAATGTATGAATGTAATATCAAGGGTGCATTAGGGGTAGATCTTGCAGAGTACGACCCATACAGAAGAATATGATAACTTATTTTTCATTCTGAATGTGAATACACTTCTTTCTATCTTACTGTCAAAACAACagtcttgatttatttttatttatttatttatttaatttagatttttccaAATTTTCTCTGAGATAGTGTTAAAAAGTATAGTTTTTGTtattctgttcttttaaatgaattctTCAGTACCTTTAATCTCTGGACATTTTTGTATGGTTAAAATCTGGATCTTTTCATTTATGCTTCAGACAAAAGGGTTGTTTTCTCTGACTGCTGTTACAGGATGGATACTTTACTCGCACTGGAGCGGTGTGGTGTGGTGTCTCTCCCCTCAGGACCTATCTGTCAGTACTAATTCAGCCTCTGATTGTTCACAGCTTCAACGGACAGGTCCACACCCACCTGTGCTTGCCCTGAAACCACTCAGCAGTGTGCAGGTACTCTCCAGTCATCAATCTTTCTCTGCTGGCTTTGTTAATGTTATTACAGTACAGCACAAtgcacaagtttttttttcatgcaaacACTGATTTCTCAGTTTCCTTCTCTGAACACTCATCCAAACTCTTCTACCCCCGTGTCCCTTGGTCAGTTTCCCTCATGTCTCTGGTTGGATGTTTGATTGTCATTGTTTTGCTGTTGGCTGGTCTTCTGCTACTCCTCTACAAATGGTACAATGACAGAAAATCCAGGACTTCAAACATAGAGGTAACTCTTTTCTCCCACAGTTTCTTTTGGTCTTTAATCCTTCATGCAACATACATGCCTCCAGTGAGCAGAAAACACTGGCTGTTggaaatgtttatgtttatgcatttagcagatgcttttatccaaagagacttacaaaagaggatataacattacagctaacatcaaagctaacaataagcttcatagaaggaaaccactggtcagactctgtcagaggtgacaggggtgacagtgtagagatagagtgcaggcatagagggaagtacagaaagagaaagtgcaAATCTTCTCCTCACCTATAAAGCTCTCCACAACCTAGCCCCCACCTACCTCAGCGACCTCCTTCAGCAACACACTCCCTCCCGCACCCTCCGCTCAACCTCTGCTGGACTCCTAACCATCCCCACGTCACGCCTCAGCACCATGGGCGACCGagccttcagctgctcagcacccaggctctggaactccctccccccactcataagacagtcagactccatcacatcattcaaatcccaacttaaaactcacctattcaaactggcatactCCCTATAACTGGACTCTGTgcacttctgttttatgttgtctcatgtttttatgcttttattattttctatgcTCTTAATTCTaatgtaaggtgaccttgggtgacctgaaaggcgcctccaaataaaatgtattattattattattattattattattattagaggGGGGAGGGAAATACAGGGTAAGTGCTCGGATAgcagatgctctctgaagagctgggtcttcaagagtttcttgaagatattcagggacgcccctgttcttgTAGCACTTGGTAgctcattccaccatcgtggaacgacacatgaaaagagtctggattgtatTGAGCGTGGTGAAGGCACcgctagacgacaatcctgtgacgaccggagtgaccgagttgtgacataaCCCTTCAAGaacattcaagtagatgggagccgttcctttaaggactttgtaggctaacatcagtgacttgaatttgatgcgggcggctaagtgtagccagtggagctcaatgaacagaggggtgacgtgtgctcttttagGCTGATTGAAGACCAGCCTACGAGAGCACATCAGTAATATCATCCTGAAATATATCATCACAAAGATGATTAAtatttgttctatcattttcaGATATCTACCACCCAG
Encoded proteins:
- the LOC142368252 gene encoding uncharacterized protein LOC142368252, with the translated sequence MDGPDDIRVRYRLYQLAGGGCYAGQDILPKGPVEAILKKNVTLKVLAEKKSNDTIIWYFRDRDAWINIATLHQTKLEMSDRYKGRAAINSSNGYLTLSYLTRKDSGDYSITIIRDVVITGEITLIVLASTDRSTPTCACPETTQQCAVSLMSLVGCLIVIVLLLAGLLLLLYKWYNDRKSRTSNIEISTTQETRHAVSIYQALNHDSMSKDPTYSTLHC